CGAGAAAATTAAGGTGGATAATCGGTAGGCCACGGGCGATGTCGATTTTTACGCCAATGGTTATCAGCTCTCTGAGCAAAATGCAGATTCCTACCCGTGCCGGGACAAAGGTAAGTTCTTTAATCAGATTGTGTCCATTGATGAGTCCTACGACACAGTCACGCACAGCGAGGAGAAACTCGACCCCCATCAACAAGGCCACTCGGATAAAGCTTACGATGTTGGTGATGAATAAGAAAGCCAGGACCAAGGGGTTGGCAGCACGGATAAAACTACCCCAGCCCAAAGATGAGGGGCAGAAATGTGATTCTTCTGCTCCTCCAGAGAAAATGCCGGTGTAGACGCTGCCACCGGTGAGCAGCGGGGTGCCTTTTTTCTTCAGTAGCTTTTCGATCTCTGCTACAGAATCAGGGTCATACATCCGAAATATTTTGCCTGTTTTCTTATTGATGAAGGAAAAAGCCGGCACTGCCCCCCGGACACCATAGAACAGCTCTCCCTGGACAGCTGGGGTGCTGGAGGGCAGGCCGGAATAGTGCACATGGAGATGGTAGCTCTCTTTGCGCATAAGTTCTCGGATGAAAGGCATTTTCTTTTTTTTCAGGGCGTGCTGAAACTGGGAGAGAGAGAGTCCATCGATTTGGACCATGATTACCCCCGGTGCTGTGGCTGTCCCCCGAGAGTGCGGGAGCCTCAGCAGCCTGATTGCCTGTTCACTGCGATTGAAGAGGCTTGCCAATCTGCGAAAGAAAATTTCAACCCGAAAAATCATGGGTTCTGATCTTCCTTTTGTTACGTTTTTTCGTCATGAATTGCCGCATCTGCCGCCTCAATGAGATTTTTTACCAGGGACCATTCGGCTGAGATCATCCCCGTGATAGCTTGCCAGGCGCTGTACTCTTTCTGCCGGTTGATGAACTCTTCGTTTCTGATGGACTCATACAGTTCAAGGGCTTTGGTGGCCGAATTTTCAAGTGAAAATTTTCTGGCAGTGAGTTCGGCGGCGATTTTGAACCGTAAAAACTCGTCTTTCTGGAGTAGCGCCAATGAACGCAGGGCAGCGCTGAAATCATGGATAGTTTCAGTGGGCAACAATAGGCCATTAAAGTTGTCTTGCACCACTTCTCTTACTCCAGGGGCGTTGAGGGCAACGACAGGCACACCGGCTGCCATGGCTTCAGTCAACACCATGCCTTGGGTTTCACTTTTTGAGGCAAAGGCGAAGATATCCATTGCTTTGTAGGCGCTGGCCAGCAGGGGGTGGTCCAGTCTGCTGACGATGTGTAGGCGGTTGGCTAAATTTCTGTCTTTGAAGATTGATCGGATAATCTTTTCTGAAGGTCCGCTGCCGATTACCAGAAATCTGGCATTGAGATCGGTGGTTAGATAGGCGGCAATCGCCATGGTCAGAAATTCCAGGTTTTTTTCCGGGGCAAGTCGACCTAGGTGGCCGATCACAAAGGAAGTCAGAGGGATATCCAGCGCAGACCGAAAACCCATGCCATTGCCGTGCTCATACAGCTCAAGGTTCACACCGGTAGGGACAACTTCAATCGGAGTAACCACTCCTCGGTCGAGAAGGATGGTCGCGATGCTTGCGCTTGGGGCGAACACCAGATTGCAGAGATTGGCGTAGCTTGTTGACAGCTTGATGATGAATTTTTTCATGGCGGTTGAATTGCCAGGTACGTAATGGGTGTACTGTTCATACATGGTGTGGTGGGTAAAGACCAACGGCAATTCATGCTGTTTTGCAATGCGAAGGGCGGTATCGCCGATCAGGAAAGGATGATGGACATGCACTATGTCCGGCTGGAAGTTGATGATGGCATCAGAGAGAAAACCGGGGGTGGGGAGGATTACTGAAAAATCACTGCCATTGAATCGTTGGATTGCCGGGATACGGATGACGTTGTTCTCGTCAGCAGGCATGTTCTCAAAGGTCGGGGCCACAACCATGACCTGATGCCCTTTGCTGCGGTAGGCCGCAGTAAACGATTCAATTGAACGGGCCACGCCGCCGACATGGGGCGTGAAGGTGTTGGTCATCATCAGGATATTCATGACGTTAGATCCTTTTGGGTTGACGGTGATTCAGTTACCAGTTTACGGTTAACCGAATCACTAACCGCAAACTGGTAACCGTAAATCACAAATCACAAACCACTAACCACTAACCACTAACCACTAACCACAAACCTAAGCATTATTAGATTATCAATCCTTAATAAGTGTGAGTGTCTGGTGATCGGTAGCCACAGCTTGAGACCGGAACCCTGGCAATCGGACTGAAATTTCAGGTTGGTCGTTATGCCATTTCCCTTGCCAGCGGATCACCACTTGATCCGCCTCGGTATTATTGACCGGGACCGCAAG
The nucleotide sequence above comes from Desulfobulbaceae bacterium. Encoded proteins:
- a CDS encoding oxidoreductase → MIFRVEIFFRRLASLFNRSEQAIRLLRLPHSRGTATAPGVIMVQIDGLSLSQFQHALKKKKMPFIRELMRKESYHLHVHYSGLPSSTPAVQGELFYGVRGAVPAFSFINKKTGKIFRMYDPDSVAEIEKLLKKKGTPLLTGGSVYTGIFSGGAEESHFCPSSLGWGSFIRAANPLVLAFLFITNIVSFIRVALLMGVEFLLAVRDCVVGLINGHNLIKELTFVPARVGICILLRELITIGVKIDIARGLPIIHLNFL
- a CDS encoding glycosyltransferase family 4 protein encodes the protein MNILMMTNTFTPHVGGVARSIESFTAAYRSKGHQVMVVAPTFENMPADENNVIRIPAIQRFNGSDFSVILPTPGFLSDAIINFQPDIVHVHHPFLIGDTALRIAKQHELPLVFTHHTMYEQYTHYVPGNSTAMKKFIIKLSTSYANLCNLVFAPSASIATILLDRGVVTPIEVVPTGVNLELYEHGNGMGFRSALDIPLTSFVIGHLGRLAPEKNLEFLTMAIAAYLTTDLNARFLVIGSGPSEKIIRSIFKDRNLANRLHIVSRLDHPLLASAYKAMDIFAFASKSETQGMVLTEAMAAGVPVVALNAPGVREVVQDNFNGLLLPTETIHDFSAALRSLALLQKDEFLRFKIAAELTARKFSLENSATKALELYESIRNEEFINRQKEYSAWQAITGMISAEWSLVKNLIEAADAAIHDEKT